One stretch of Streptomyces sp. NBC_01142 DNA includes these proteins:
- a CDS encoding glycoside hydrolase family 6 protein, which produces MYGSWLSRRARAGVAVAATGAVLLMAGCSSDDGDKDKKPAVGQQPKGNDPYWVNPDGNAAKQVTSYQEDGDDKNAGLIKKIAEQPVGEWIGPDNPEAGAKGFTEAAAKADRDALLVLYNIPHRDCGQFSKGGAADGNAYRDWVDSVAKGIGDRRATVILEPDAVLHLVDSCTPQEFHEERFDLLKGAVERLKQQPHTKVYLDAGNAGWSNPDALFDPLKRAGIDKADGFSVNVSNFYPTAASKEFGKKLSAKVGGKHFVIDTSRNGNGPYTGGDPKENWCNPPGRALGEEPTTRTGDPLVDAYLWVKRPGESDGECRGGPRAGEWWPEYALGLAGATK; this is translated from the coding sequence ATGTACGGCAGTTGGCTGAGCCGGCGTGCCCGAGCAGGAGTGGCAGTCGCCGCGACGGGGGCGGTGCTGCTGATGGCGGGCTGCTCCTCCGACGACGGGGACAAGGACAAAAAGCCCGCGGTGGGCCAGCAGCCCAAGGGGAACGATCCGTACTGGGTCAACCCCGACGGGAACGCCGCCAAGCAGGTCACCTCCTACCAGGAGGACGGCGACGACAAGAACGCCGGACTGATCAAGAAGATCGCCGAGCAGCCCGTCGGTGAGTGGATAGGCCCGGACAATCCCGAGGCCGGGGCCAAGGGCTTCACCGAGGCGGCCGCCAAGGCCGACCGGGACGCGCTGCTGGTCCTCTACAACATCCCGCACCGCGACTGCGGACAGTTCTCCAAGGGCGGCGCGGCCGACGGCAACGCCTACCGTGACTGGGTCGACAGCGTCGCCAAGGGCATAGGCGACCGGCGGGCCACGGTGATCCTGGAGCCGGACGCGGTGCTGCACCTGGTCGACTCCTGCACACCCCAGGAGTTCCACGAGGAGCGTTTCGACCTCCTCAAGGGCGCGGTCGAGCGGTTGAAGCAGCAGCCCCACACCAAGGTGTACCTGGACGCGGGCAATGCGGGCTGGTCCAACCCCGACGCACTCTTCGACCCGCTCAAGCGGGCCGGCATCGACAAGGCGGACGGCTTCTCCGTCAATGTCTCCAACTTCTACCCGACCGCCGCGAGCAAGGAGTTCGGCAAGAAGCTCTCGGCGAAGGTCGGCGGCAAGCACTTCGTGATCGACACCAGCCGGAACGGCAACGGGCCGTACACCGGCGGCGATCCGAAGGAGAACTGGTGCAACCCGCCGGGCCGCGCGCTCGGCGAGGAGCCGACGACCAGGACCGGCGATCCGCTGGTGGACGCCTATCTGTGGGTCAAGCGCCCCGGTGAGTCGGACGGCGAGTGCCGGGGCGGCCCGCGGGCAGGCGAGTGGTGGCCCGAGTACGCGCTCGGTCTGGCCGGCGCCACGAAGTAG